GGTATTCCTGGCTAGGCTGTGCCACTCcgcacccctccccgccccccactgagCAGACCTGCAGGGCACCTGTAGCACTCACTTGGACACGTCCTTGCTGCCTCGTTGCCACGGTGACATCACATTCCCGATGGCTGCCCGGTAGCAGTAAACGCCCAGCAGGCCAAGGGCCAGGGCCACCCTGGACATGGGTGAACACCTCCTATGGACCAGCAGGAAGACGGCGAGGAGTGAGAAGGCAGCCAGGGCCGACAGGGCAGCCTTGTGGTCAGAGCTGGAACAGAATAAGAGGGGCTGGTGAGTGCCCACACCGGAGGCCTAGGGGACCCATCTGAGGGTAGATCAGAAGGAAGACAACCAGGAAAGAGCACGGCTGGTGAGTCACTCACACCAGGAGGGTTTCGGAGCCTCCCTCTCGGTCACAGGCACTGTGCTCAGCCTGGGCCTCTTCCCTGAGCCACGGCGAGCAGGTTCTGCTTAGACCCACACCGTCCACTGTGCCGGGATTGCATCAGCTCACCCATCAGACCCATCCCCAGGCACGTGGCTACACGGTCTTCCGCAAGCCCACAGGCAGGACCCTCTGACTGCTCCATTCTGCAGCCAGCCAGCCCCTGCTCCTCCCACAGGCAGAGCCATGCTTCCCATCCCCCAGACACAGCACTGTGCCCCAATACCTAGTCTGCCTTCTCCTCACTCGGAGTGCAGGACTCCTCTTCCTGATTGACTCCCTGCTTCCCTGATGCCAGCTCTCCAGGCTGCACCCCAGCGTCTCGCCCTCTAGCAGGCTTCCTCAGCTAGACAGACCAAGTCCCCTGCCGTGCTGACGCTAACCATCAGCTGTGCTTCCGGGTGAGGGGGATACGGAGACCCCACCCAAAGAGCTGCCCAGTCCAGCGCCCCCAACTCCTGCTCACCCACTGTAGgcgtcctgctccagcctcacctcTCCCCCACAACTGCCCCGTGGCACCTGAGCCCCTTGGGGTCCCTCtcggtgaggctgtgggagctgaGGACTGCTGCCAGCCAGCACCCCAGAGAGCCAGCAACCCCATCACATGTGCAGAGCTGGAGGAGCACCATGTGACACTCAGGGACATGCCAACAGAGAGCATGTGGTGATGCGGTAACGCAGAACACAGTGACACTGCGGTGACATAGGGACACAGTGACAGAACCAACAACTGCCACGCTGTGACAGTGACACACAGTGGTGGAAAATGTAAAGATAACGGGATTTtacacccacttttttttttttaacagaacaaGTCATTTATTATTCAAACAAGcttcatttgtatttatttagccTTTTGACTCTGTGCTTGTGCCTTCAACACTTTCACCACGATTTTCTGCTCCTCAATCAGGAAAGCGCGCTTGATCCTGTCTCGGACACATTTAGCGCACATGGACCCACCATAAGCCCTGCTGacgtgttttttggttttggacaACCTCATGAGAACTTTGGGTCTCACAGCACGGACCCCTCGAAGTCGGCCCGGGCACACGCCACATGCAGATTTTGGCGCTTTCCCAACCTTCTTTGTATACAGGTAAACGATTCTGTTACCAGGGGTTCGGGACAGTCTAGTTTTGTTAGAGGCGGTGTTGTAGGACAGCCTACGCCGGTAGGTCAGACGCTGAACCATTTTGAATGCCTCCACACAGCGTCTCCGgatacacccactttttgaagACATGGTGGCACAGTGACACACAGATGGCAGTGACAGTGACATAGTCACTCAGGGCGAGACACACATTGACAGTGACAGTCACTTAGGGTGACAAGACACACACAGTGAcagtaacacagacacacacagtgaGTGACAGTCAGGGCGACAGACACAGTGACCGTAACACAGCCACTCAGggtgacagacacacacacagtgacagtAACACAGAATGACAGGCAGATACAGAGGCAGAGACACAGACACAAAGCGACAGGGCCCAAGCTGCCCCCAGCTCAGCCTAGGGCTGGCAACGCTGCACCCCCAAGACAGGCTCGTGATGAACCTCCATCCATATCAGTGCATGGGCTGTGGGGTGTGTGTCCCGGTCCGACTTCATATACAACACCCTTCTCAACTACACTTGGAGGGAGAAGCTGCCTGGACGTGCCGATGGCCCTTACCTGGTGAGCcaatggcccaggtctggccggTGGGCACCCTGCACGCCCGTCTGGTTCAGGGCCCGCAGCAGCCGGCAGCAGCACAGCACGGCCCAGGGGCTGGCCAGTACCATCTGCCGTTCTGCACTGCCCAGTGCCTCGAAGGCAGAAGCAGCTCCATGCGTCCCCACGCCTTCCAACATGGCACAGCGCACTGCTCCATCCCACAGTGCTGGACCGGcctccctgggcctgggcctctCACGCTGGTCCCCCTGCGGTGCCTCGTCCTCCTCACTGCAGCCCAGGAAGTGCTTCCTGCAGACATCCTGACACAGGGCCAGGCACAGCGTGCTGACCAGAAAgtaccaggtctggtgctcctcCTCGATGAAGCTGCTGGCGCCCAGGCTCAGGACGTGGCCCAC
The Tenrec ecaudatus isolate mTenEca1 chromosome 3, mTenEca1.hap1, whole genome shotgun sequence DNA segment above includes these coding regions:
- the LOC142443049 gene encoding large ribosomal subunit protein eL34-like, yielding MSSKSGCIRRRCVEAFKMVQRLTYRRRLSYNTASNKTRLSRTPGNRIVYLYTKKVGKAPKSACGVCPGRLRGVRAVRPKVLMRLSKTKKHVSRAYGGSMCAKCVRDRIKRAFLIEEQKIVVKVLKAQAQSQKAK